Below is a window of Paenibacillus bovis DNA.
GCTGTAATCCTCCATCCAGCAGATTGATAAAATAATCTTCCAGCGAGTGGCTCTTTTTTTTGATTTCTTCAATATGAACGCCATTCAGAACAAATTGTTTGGCGATTTCTCCCTGTGTCAGGGATAGACTGTAGATTCGTATTTTTGAATCGGCAATTACTTTGAAATTGTCGATACCCAAAATTTCTTCCAGCACGTATAATGCTTTTTGCGTATCTTCACTCCGGATTTCAATATATTCGGTATTGCGTTCATGAATTTCCCTGACAGTCACTTCTTCAATCAACTGCCCTTTGTTAATCACTCCTATAGTATCGGCAATCTGCTCTACTTCACTCAGAATATGGCTGGAAATGAGTATGGTAATCCGGTATTCATCACACAGCATCCGGAACAAGCCGCGCAGCTCCTTGATCCCTACCGGATCAAGTCCATTTGTCGGCTCATCCAAAATCAGCAGTTCCGGCTTGGTCATAATTGCACGGGCGATTCCAAGACGCTGACGCATACCCAGTGAGAAGCTTTTGACCGGTTTATCATTGACCTGCTGCAGGTTGACCAGAGACAATGCTTCTTCAATAGCCAGATGATTATAATAACCGGCATATTCACAGTGCAGCTGCAAATTCTCACGGGCGCTCAATTTGTCATAAAAGACGGGGAATTCGATAATACTGCCGATTCTTTTCAGCATTTCATAAGAATGTCCGGTTACTTTCTCTCCAAATAGCTCGATC
It encodes the following:
- a CDS encoding ABC transporter ATP-binding protein, with amino-acid sequence MTYLIKTHQLSKSYAGHEVVSNLNMNVKKGEIYGFLGPNGAGKTTVMKMMTNLIKPSSGEIELFGEKVTGHSYEMLKRIGSIIEFPVFYDKLSARENLQLHCEYAGYYNHLAIEEALSLVNLQQVNDKPVKSFSLGMRQRLGIARAIMTKPELLILDEPTNGLDPVGIKELRGLFRMLCDEYRITILISSHILSEVEQIADTIGVINKGQLIEEVTVREIHERNTEYIEIRSEDTQKALYVLEEILGIDNFKVIADSKIRIYSLSLTQGEIAKQFVLNGVHIEEIKKKSHSLEDYFINLLDGGLQHAEVTSSGN